One Mycolicibacterium goodii genomic region harbors:
- a CDS encoding bifunctional 3-(3-hydroxy-phenyl)propionate/3-hydroxycinnamic acid hydroxylase — protein sequence MTSSPVDSRVDVVIVGAGPVGLTLANILGAQGVRTLIVEERETLIDYPRGVGLDDESLRTFQSIGLVEAILPHTVPNQILRFYDGNRRLLAEMAPPDARFGWPMRNGFVQPMVDAELLAGLNRFDHVEVAWGLRMETITEDADGVTVEVSGPDGPVSLRAQYVVGCDGGRSATRHLMGVSFDGTTSPTRWVVIDLANDPLGHPNSEVGADPRRPYASISIAHGIRRFEFMIHADETDAQAEDPEFVAELLKPFVPHPDKVDVIRRRVYTHHSRIAGTFRKGRMLLAGDAAHLMPVWQGQGYNSGIRDAFNLGWKLAAVVKGQAGDALLDTYDVERRKHARAMIDLSTMVGRVISPTNRRVAALRDKLIRGASIVPTLKRYVLEMRFKPMPRYHEGAVYHAKPPTPASPVGTLFVQPRVDTREQNNVLLDDVIGAGFAVLCWNNNPRTLLGEQAFTRWKALGAAFIAARPFTQLHWTGDDDPDVVIVGDRTGALKGFFDAHTESVVVLRPDRCIAGADIAQRAPELSTALFGILHLRQGGENGASSPVLYVPQPTAESSGTVGRTP from the coding sequence GTGACGAGCAGCCCGGTCGACAGCCGGGTCGACGTCGTGATCGTCGGGGCCGGGCCGGTCGGCCTGACCCTGGCGAACATCCTTGGTGCACAGGGTGTGCGGACACTGATCGTCGAGGAGCGCGAAACCCTCATCGACTATCCGCGCGGGGTCGGTCTCGACGACGAATCGTTGCGCACGTTCCAGTCGATCGGTCTGGTCGAGGCCATCCTGCCGCACACCGTGCCCAACCAGATCCTGCGTTTCTATGACGGCAATCGCAGGCTGCTCGCCGAGATGGCACCCCCGGACGCGCGGTTCGGCTGGCCGATGCGCAACGGGTTCGTCCAGCCCATGGTCGACGCCGAGCTGCTTGCCGGACTGAACCGTTTCGACCACGTCGAGGTGGCGTGGGGCCTGCGCATGGAGACCATCACCGAGGACGCCGACGGCGTCACCGTCGAGGTGTCCGGACCTGACGGACCGGTCTCGCTGCGCGCGCAGTACGTCGTCGGCTGCGACGGTGGGCGCAGCGCCACGCGCCATCTCATGGGCGTGTCGTTCGACGGCACGACGTCGCCCACCCGGTGGGTGGTCATCGATCTCGCCAACGATCCGCTCGGACATCCCAACAGCGAGGTCGGTGCCGATCCGCGGCGCCCGTACGCGTCGATTTCGATCGCGCACGGAATCCGCCGTTTCGAGTTCATGATCCACGCCGACGAGACCGACGCGCAGGCCGAGGATCCGGAGTTCGTCGCCGAACTGCTCAAACCGTTCGTCCCGCATCCCGACAAGGTCGATGTCATCCGCCGCCGGGTCTACACCCACCACTCCCGGATCGCGGGAACGTTCCGCAAGGGCCGCATGTTGCTGGCCGGCGACGCCGCCCACCTCATGCCGGTGTGGCAGGGCCAGGGCTACAACAGCGGAATCCGCGATGCGTTCAACCTCGGGTGGAAGCTCGCCGCAGTGGTCAAGGGGCAGGCCGGCGACGCGCTGCTCGACACCTACGACGTCGAGCGGCGCAAGCACGCACGCGCCATGATCGACCTGTCCACCATGGTGGGCCGGGTCATCTCGCCGACCAACCGCAGGGTTGCCGCCCTGCGCGACAAATTGATCCGCGGCGCCTCGATCGTGCCGACGCTCAAACGCTACGTGCTGGAGATGCGGTTCAAACCGATGCCGCGCTACCACGAGGGCGCGGTGTACCACGCGAAACCGCCCACGCCCGCATCGCCCGTGGGCACGTTGTTCGTCCAACCGCGCGTCGACACCCGCGAGCAGAACAATGTGCTGCTCGACGACGTCATCGGCGCCGGCTTCGCGGTGCTGTGCTGGAACAACAACCCGCGCACGCTGCTGGGCGAGCAGGCCTTCACCCGCTGGAAGGCACTGGGCGCGGCGTTCATCGCCGCCCGGCCGTTTACCCAGTTGCACTGGACCGGCGACGACGATCCCGACGTCGTGATCGTGGGCGATCGCACCGGCGCGCTCAAGGGTTTCTTCGACGCCCACACCGAGTCGGTCGTGGTGCTGCGGCCGGACCGCTGCATCGCCGGAGCCGACATCGCCCAGCGCGCACCCGAATTGAGCACCGCACTGTTCGGCATCTTGCATCTGAGACAGGGAGGTGAAAACGGTGCCAGTAGCCCTGTGCTGTATGTCCCACAGCCCACTGCTGAATCTTCCGGGACCGTCGGCCGAACTCCTTGA
- a CDS encoding 3-carboxyethylcatechol 2,3-dioxygenase, with protein sequence MSHSPLLNLPGPSAELLDEITGALAGARRFVERFDPELVVTFSPDHYNGFFYRLMPPFCIGTAAAGVGDYGTYEGPLPVDADIANACAEALWESGVDTAISTAMDVDHGTVQPLQELFGDATARPVVPIFINSVATPLGPLSRSRALGTAVGKFLATLDKRVLVLGSGGLSHDPPVPTLATAPRAALDRIVHGVPMTPEQRTARQKGVIKAAHDFAHGQSPLRSLNPHWDHSLLEIFDEGRLSELDGWTNAFIAGEGGNSAHEIRTWVAAFAALAAQGPYRTDNHFYRAAPELIAGFAIRTAVPST encoded by the coding sequence ATGTCCCACAGCCCACTGCTGAATCTTCCGGGACCGTCGGCCGAACTCCTTGACGAGATCACCGGCGCGCTCGCCGGAGCCAGGAGGTTCGTCGAGCGTTTCGATCCCGAACTGGTCGTGACGTTCTCGCCGGACCACTACAACGGGTTCTTCTACCGGCTCATGCCGCCGTTCTGCATCGGCACCGCGGCCGCAGGCGTCGGGGACTACGGCACATACGAGGGCCCGCTGCCCGTCGACGCCGACATCGCCAACGCGTGCGCGGAGGCGCTGTGGGAGTCCGGCGTCGACACCGCGATCTCGACGGCCATGGACGTCGACCACGGCACCGTGCAACCGCTGCAGGAACTCTTCGGCGACGCGACCGCGCGCCCGGTGGTGCCCATCTTCATCAACTCGGTGGCCACGCCGCTCGGACCGCTGTCGCGGTCGCGCGCCCTCGGCACGGCCGTCGGGAAGTTCCTGGCAACCCTCGACAAACGTGTCCTGGTGCTGGGATCCGGTGGGCTGTCGCACGATCCGCCAGTGCCGACCCTGGCCACCGCGCCACGTGCGGCACTCGACCGGATCGTGCACGGGGTTCCCATGACGCCCGAACAGCGCACGGCCCGACAGAAGGGGGTGATCAAGGCCGCGCACGATTTCGCACACGGACAGAGCCCGCTGCGCTCACTCAACCCGCACTGGGACCACAGTCTGCTGGAGATCTTCGACGAAGGAAGACTGTCCGAACTCGACGGTTGGACCAACGCGTTCATCGCGGGCGAGGGCGGCAACTCCGCACACGAGATCCGAACCTGGGTCGCGGCGTTCGCGGCGCTGGCCGCGCAGGGTCCGTACCGGACCGACAACCACTTCTACCGGGCGGCGCCGGAATTGATCGCAGGCTTCGCAATCAGGACGGCGGTACCGAGCACATGA
- a CDS encoding FAD-binding protein, giving the protein MTSEPQTERFDHTVDLLIVGSGGGGMTAALAADASGLDTLVVEKSPQFGGSTALSGGGIWVPGAPAQRREGHMPSPDGVFEYLKQITGGLVSDARLRQYVDAAPEMMDFLERTSNWMEFVWKPGYADYYPELPGGSPLGSTINVPAIDLRELGDEERDLLTPLALAPKGIWFAPKDLRLFYQIRQNWRGKAVLFKLIWRMFRARVFGDRMAAIGQSLAARLRLALKEQGIPLWLNSPMTELITADDGAVIGAVVERDGTPMRIGARRGVILASGGFDHDMAWRRQYLPLLEKDWSFGNPTATGDGIRAGEKVGGATDLLDEAWWFPAICWPDGRLQFMLNERMMPSQFVVNGDGRRFINEAAPYMDFAHAMIEGQQSGVTHIPCWLITDIDSFHRYVVAGHLPIPKIPFAPVPTGRKVPQAWLDSGVVQEGTSWEELAARIGVPPENLRATAERFNQLARAGHDDDFNRGDSVYDNYYGDPTLPNPNLRPLGKPPYYAFQIILGDLGTSGGLRTDEFARVLRSDETVINGLYAVGNTSAAVMGRSYAGAGATIGPAMTFGYVAAKHAAAAKQATNPDNALQHRIS; this is encoded by the coding sequence ATGACATCCGAGCCACAGACCGAACGCTTCGACCACACCGTCGATCTGCTCATCGTCGGCTCCGGCGGTGGCGGTATGACGGCCGCGCTGGCCGCCGACGCATCGGGTCTGGACACCCTGGTGGTCGAGAAATCACCCCAGTTCGGTGGTTCCACGGCACTGTCCGGCGGCGGCATCTGGGTGCCGGGCGCACCCGCGCAGCGCCGCGAGGGCCACATGCCCTCACCCGACGGGGTGTTCGAGTACCTCAAGCAGATCACCGGCGGCCTGGTCAGCGACGCACGCTTGCGCCAGTACGTCGACGCCGCGCCCGAGATGATGGATTTCCTTGAGCGCACGAGCAACTGGATGGAGTTCGTGTGGAAACCCGGCTATGCCGACTACTACCCGGAACTTCCCGGTGGCTCTCCACTGGGCAGCACCATCAACGTCCCCGCGATCGACCTGCGCGAGCTCGGTGACGAGGAACGTGACCTGCTGACCCCACTGGCCCTGGCACCCAAGGGTATCTGGTTCGCCCCGAAGGATCTGCGGCTCTTCTACCAGATCCGGCAGAATTGGCGCGGCAAGGCCGTGCTGTTCAAGCTGATCTGGCGGATGTTCCGGGCGCGGGTGTTCGGTGACCGGATGGCGGCCATCGGCCAGTCATTGGCCGCGCGCCTGCGCCTGGCGCTCAAGGAGCAGGGCATCCCGCTGTGGCTGAACTCGCCGATGACCGAATTGATCACCGCAGACGACGGTGCGGTGATCGGCGCGGTTGTCGAGCGTGACGGCACCCCGATGCGCATCGGCGCCCGCCGCGGCGTGATCCTGGCCTCGGGAGGGTTCGACCACGACATGGCCTGGCGCAGGCAGTACCTGCCGCTGCTGGAGAAGGACTGGAGCTTCGGCAACCCCACGGCCACGGGTGACGGCATCCGTGCGGGTGAAAAGGTGGGTGGGGCAACCGATCTGCTCGACGAGGCGTGGTGGTTCCCGGCGATCTGCTGGCCCGACGGGCGGCTTCAGTTCATGCTCAACGAGCGCATGATGCCGTCGCAGTTCGTGGTCAACGGCGACGGCAGGCGCTTCATCAACGAGGCCGCGCCGTACATGGACTTCGCCCACGCCATGATCGAGGGACAGCAATCCGGTGTCACGCACATTCCGTGCTGGCTGATCACCGACATCGACTCGTTCCACCGCTACGTCGTCGCGGGTCACCTGCCGATCCCCAAGATCCCTTTCGCGCCGGTGCCCACCGGCCGCAAGGTCCCGCAGGCCTGGCTGGACTCCGGTGTGGTACAGGAGGGGACGAGTTGGGAGGAACTGGCTGCCAGGATCGGAGTGCCGCCGGAAAACCTGCGCGCCACGGCCGAGCGGTTCAACCAACTCGCGCGCGCCGGTCACGACGACGACTTCAACCGCGGCGACAGCGTCTACGACAACTACTACGGCGATCCGACGCTGCCGAACCCGAATCTCCGCCCGCTGGGCAAGCCACCGTACTACGCATTCCAGATCATCCTCGGGGATCTTGGCACGTCGGGAGGCCTGCGCACCGACGAATTCGCCCGGGTGCTGCGTTCCGACGAGACCGTGATCAACGGCCTCTACGCGGTCGGCAACACCTCGGCCGCGGTGATGGGGCGCAGCTACGCGGGGGCAGGCGCCACCATCGGCCCGGCCATGACGTTCGGCTACGTCGCGGCCAAACACGCTGCGGCGGCCAAACAGGCCACCAACCCCGACAACGCACTTCAGCACCGGATTTCCTAG
- a CDS encoding LLM class flavin-dependent oxidoreductase — protein sequence MKISLFYEFPLPRPWSEDDEHQLFQHGLDEVELADKAGFSTVWLTEHHFLEEYCHSTAPEMFLAAASQRTENIRLGFGVMHLPPPINHPARIAERVATLDHLSNGRVEFGTGEGSSVAELGGFNIDPADKRAQWEEALEVSIRCMVEEPFSGFKGEHVEMPARNVIPKPLQKPHPPVWVACTRPSSVQMAARKAIGALSFAYTGPEALKERVAGYYREFEEQGAPVTPAINPNILAIGGDLSMMVARTDEEALKRLGIGGGFFSFGIMHYYLTGMHTPGRTKVWERYEQAVADDPTLAYGPGRGAIGSPETVREFLRGYEASGVDEIILLLNPRSHEGTMESIEIMGSQILPEFIERDEKAVKDKAKRLEPVIEKVEARRQASDAPLFDETYAFGGLPTGRGGKFTAGEIPEAMAEINEGRVMAAEAEKSARESAG from the coding sequence ATGAAGATTTCGCTGTTCTACGAGTTTCCGCTGCCCCGGCCGTGGTCGGAGGACGACGAGCATCAGCTGTTCCAGCACGGCCTCGACGAGGTGGAACTCGCGGACAAGGCGGGCTTCTCCACGGTGTGGCTCACCGAGCACCACTTCCTCGAGGAGTACTGCCATTCCACGGCGCCCGAGATGTTCTTGGCCGCGGCCAGCCAGCGCACCGAGAACATCCGGCTGGGTTTCGGCGTTATGCACCTGCCACCGCCGATCAACCATCCGGCCCGCATCGCCGAACGTGTCGCCACACTCGACCACCTGTCCAACGGCCGTGTCGAGTTCGGCACGGGCGAGGGCTCCTCGGTCGCCGAGCTCGGCGGGTTCAACATCGACCCGGCCGACAAGCGCGCGCAGTGGGAGGAGGCGCTCGAGGTCTCGATCCGATGCATGGTCGAGGAGCCGTTCAGCGGGTTCAAGGGCGAGCACGTGGAAATGCCCGCCCGCAACGTGATCCCGAAGCCCCTGCAGAAGCCGCACCCGCCGGTGTGGGTGGCGTGCACGCGCCCGTCGTCGGTGCAGATGGCCGCCCGGAAGGCCATCGGCGCACTAAGTTTCGCCTACACGGGCCCCGAGGCGCTCAAGGAACGTGTGGCCGGCTACTACAGGGAGTTCGAGGAGCAGGGTGCACCCGTCACGCCCGCCATCAACCCCAACATCCTCGCGATCGGCGGCGACCTGTCGATGATGGTGGCCCGCACCGACGAGGAAGCGCTCAAGCGGCTCGGCATCGGCGGAGGCTTCTTCTCGTTCGGCATCATGCACTACTACCTGACCGGTATGCACACGCCGGGCCGCACCAAGGTGTGGGAGCGTTACGAGCAGGCGGTCGCCGACGATCCGACGCTCGCCTACGGGCCAGGCCGCGGTGCGATCGGTTCACCGGAGACCGTGCGTGAGTTCCTGCGCGGCTACGAGGCCAGCGGGGTCGACGAGATCATCCTGCTGCTCAATCCGCGCAGCCACGAGGGCACCATGGAGTCCATCGAGATCATGGGCAGCCAGATCCTGCCCGAGTTCATCGAGCGCGACGAGAAGGCCGTCAAGGACAAGGCCAAACGTCTGGAGCCGGTGATCGAAAAGGTGGAGGCGCGCAGGCAGGCCTCGGACGCGCCGTTGTTCGACGAGACATACGCGTTCGGCGGCCTGCCCACCGGGCGCGGTGGCAAGTTCACCGCGGGCGAGATCCCCGAGGCCATGGCCGAGATCAACGAGGGCCGTGTCATGGCCGCGGAGGCCGAGAAGTCGGCGCGAGAGTCCGCCGGCTGA
- a CDS encoding coniferyl-alcohol dehydrogenase, translating to MAALDTLVRYDGRHVVVTGCSSGIGAEVAAQLRGLGARVTGLDLRAPASGTGCDAFCEMDLADPDSVDAAAAAIDGPVHALFNVAGVSSGIGNPLLVVRINFLGTRQFTELLVDRIVDGGSITSVSSLAASSYHENRAVTAGLVNTRSVEEGLRWCAENPDALADGGYRLSKEAIILYGMSKAAELGARGIRINCTAPGVTDTPILDQLRSAYGQQYLDSFTTPLGRNSEPEEQAALLVFLGSAAASYVTGQVIWADGGIIAQRETTLIESTRAGEPAKES from the coding sequence GTGGCCGCACTCGACACGCTGGTGCGCTACGACGGCAGGCACGTCGTCGTCACCGGTTGCTCCTCGGGGATCGGCGCCGAGGTTGCCGCTCAACTGCGCGGTCTCGGAGCGCGCGTCACCGGGCTGGACCTGCGCGCACCGGCTTCTGGCACCGGATGCGACGCGTTCTGTGAAATGGATCTGGCCGACCCGGATTCCGTCGACGCGGCCGCCGCCGCGATCGACGGTCCGGTGCACGCGCTGTTCAACGTGGCCGGGGTGTCCTCGGGTATCGGCAACCCGCTGCTGGTGGTCCGGATCAACTTCCTGGGCACGCGACAGTTCACCGAGTTGCTGGTGGACCGCATTGTCGATGGCGGGTCGATCACGTCGGTGTCGTCGTTGGCGGCGTCGTCGTACCACGAGAACCGCGCGGTGACAGCGGGTCTGGTGAACACCCGCTCGGTCGAGGAGGGGCTGCGGTGGTGCGCGGAGAATCCCGACGCGCTCGCCGACGGCGGCTACCGGCTGTCCAAGGAGGCGATCATCCTCTACGGCATGTCGAAGGCTGCCGAACTCGGTGCCCGAGGTATCCGAATCAACTGCACCGCGCCGGGTGTGACCGACACCCCGATCCTCGACCAGCTGCGGTCGGCATACGGCCAGCAGTACCTCGATTCGTTCACCACACCACTCGGCCGCAACTCCGAGCCCGAGGAACAGGCCGCACTACTGGTGTTCCTGGGCAGCGCCGCGGCCAGTTACGTGACCGGGCAGGTGATCTGGGCCGACGGCGGGATCATCGCGCAGCGTGAGACGACGCTGATCGAGTCCACCCGAGCCGGCGAACCCGCGAAGGAGTCGTGA
- a CDS encoding cyclase family protein has translation MTDFRRVAGDVCNWGRWGEADELGTLNFITADKVAEAASLVKQGKVFALGADFGSAGPQGAFQFRQNPTHVMTVDGGDATTLARYGPQWLRNSVAHQVSEFFVDNPFRFNDDMIVMPLQAATQWDALSHVYYEDRLYNGFPADSVTSFGAYHCGIDKVDVKGITSRGVLLDVVRHRGAEVYLQPGNPVTPEELDAVAAAQGVQIRRGDIVVVHTGWWTRFLSTGDGAEPGSGLDWRCASWLHDHEVAAVAADNLMVEDPDPASGVDGTFLPMHMLCLRDMGLMLGEYWDLTALSADCAADGVYEFQLIAPPLRVTGAVGSPVNPVAIK, from the coding sequence ATGACGGATTTCCGCCGCGTCGCCGGCGACGTCTGCAACTGGGGCCGGTGGGGTGAGGCCGACGAACTCGGGACGCTGAACTTCATCACCGCCGACAAGGTCGCCGAGGCCGCGTCCCTGGTGAAGCAGGGCAAGGTGTTCGCCCTGGGTGCCGACTTCGGTTCGGCGGGCCCACAGGGCGCGTTCCAGTTCCGGCAGAACCCCACCCATGTGATGACCGTCGACGGCGGCGATGCCACCACGCTCGCCCGGTACGGTCCGCAGTGGCTGCGGAACTCCGTGGCGCATCAGGTCAGTGAGTTCTTCGTGGACAACCCGTTCCGGTTCAACGACGACATGATCGTCATGCCGCTGCAGGCCGCCACGCAGTGGGATGCACTGTCCCACGTGTACTACGAGGACCGGCTGTACAACGGCTTCCCGGCGGATTCGGTCACGAGTTTCGGCGCATACCACTGCGGTATCGACAAGGTCGACGTCAAGGGCATCACGAGCCGGGGGGTCCTGCTCGATGTCGTCCGTCACCGCGGAGCCGAGGTCTATCTGCAGCCCGGAAACCCGGTGACGCCAGAGGAACTCGACGCGGTGGCCGCGGCGCAGGGAGTGCAGATCAGACGTGGGGACATCGTCGTCGTGCACACCGGATGGTGGACGCGCTTCCTGTCCACCGGTGACGGCGCCGAACCCGGCTCGGGTCTGGACTGGAGGTGCGCCTCGTGGCTGCACGACCACGAGGTCGCGGCCGTGGCCGCCGACAACCTGATGGTCGAGGATCCCGATCCGGCGTCGGGTGTGGACGGCACGTTTTTGCCGATGCACATGCTGTGCCTGCGGGACATGGGCCTCATGCTCGGCGAGTACTGGGATCTCACCGCGCTGTCGGCCGACTGCGCTGCCGACGGAGTGTACGAATTCCAGCTCATCGCACCGCCGTTGCGGGTCACCGGGGCCGTGGGGTCACCGGTCAACCCGGTCGCGATCAAGTGA
- a CDS encoding HNH endonuclease signature motif containing protein has protein sequence MSAAAASFDTEVSPVERLEMLFDTLAELTGQRNAIDARIVEIVAEIDRDGLWGATGARSISALVAWKTGSSERNAKAIAAVAHRVAEFPRCVAGLREGRLSLDQIGVIAERAADGSDEHYAELASVATVSQLRTAISLEPKPDPDPKPEPRRSIRKNPGDGYRTYHITLPRLEAAKFDTALEASHERLIAAWRREHDTADPAVPMPDHVDAFMDLVEAGWDNEATRRPHGQHTAVAVHVDVESKVAALHLGPLLSDDERRLLTCDATCEVWFERRGRLIGTGRTTRTVNRRLRRALEHRDRCCVMPGCGTTRGLHAHHLVHWEDGGLTEMANLVLLCPYHHRAHHRGLITIIGPADQLTVTDDMGRPLTNRSLARTPTTPPPAVRPCPGPLGERAHWWWYQPFEPQPPPSTN, from the coding sequence ATGTCCGCCGCCGCAGCCTCTTTCGACACCGAGGTGTCGCCCGTTGAGCGGTTGGAGATGTTGTTCGACACGTTGGCGGAGTTGACGGGTCAGCGCAATGCGATCGACGCGAGGATCGTGGAGATCGTGGCCGAGATCGATCGTGACGGGTTGTGGGGTGCGACCGGTGCACGGTCGATTTCGGCGTTGGTGGCGTGGAAGACCGGCTCGTCGGAACGTAACGCCAAAGCCATCGCGGCCGTCGCGCATCGTGTGGCGGAGTTCCCGCGGTGTGTGGCGGGTTTGCGTGAAGGCCGCCTGTCGCTGGATCAGATCGGCGTGATCGCCGAACGCGCGGCCGACGGATCCGATGAGCACTACGCCGAGCTGGCGTCGGTGGCGACGGTCAGTCAGTTGCGCACGGCGATCAGCCTGGAGCCGAAACCAGATCCCGACCCGAAACCCGAACCACGACGGTCGATCAGGAAGAACCCGGGCGACGGGTACAGGACTTACCACATCACCCTGCCTCGGCTGGAGGCGGCGAAGTTCGACACCGCGCTCGAGGCCAGTCACGAACGGCTGATCGCCGCATGGCGACGCGAGCACGACACGGCCGATCCGGCGGTGCCGATGCCAGACCACGTGGACGCGTTCATGGATCTGGTCGAGGCCGGCTGGGACAATGAGGCCACCCGCCGCCCGCACGGGCAGCACACCGCCGTGGCGGTGCACGTGGATGTGGAGAGCAAGGTTGCCGCACTGCATCTGGGGCCGTTGCTCTCCGATGACGAACGCCGCCTTTTGACCTGTGATGCGACCTGTGAGGTGTGGTTTGAACGTCGGGGCCGTCTGATCGGCACCGGACGGACCACCCGCACGGTCAACCGGCGGCTTCGACGCGCTTTGGAGCATCGCGACCGGTGCTGTGTGATGCCCGGGTGCGGGACCACCCGCGGTTTGCACGCCCATCACCTGGTGCATTGGGAAGACGGCGGGCTGACCGAGATGGCGAATCTGGTGCTGTTGTGCCCTTACCACCACCGCGCGCATCATCGGGGTCTGATCACCATCATCGGACCCGCGGATCAGCTCACGGTCACCGACGACATGGGCCGCCCGTTGACCAACCGGTCATTGGCTCGCACGCCCACCACCCCGCCACCGGCGGTCCGACCGTGTCCGGGTCCGCTCGGCGAACGCGCCCATTGGTGGTGGTACCAGCCCTTCGAACCCCAACCACCACCATCCACCAATTAG
- a CDS encoding alpha/beta fold hydrolase produces MGFERKTIAVDGLTTAYLEAGDPARDSVVLLHGGEFGVSAELGWERTIDALAADHHVLAPDMLGFGGSAKVVDFTDGRGMRIRHIARFCAEVGVTSAHFVGNSMGAVNLLVDTTSDSPRLPVRSLVAICGGGEIQRNEHMAALYDYDATLEGMRRIVTALFADPSYPADEDYVRRRYESSIAPGAWEALAAARFRRPGLQPPAAPSSARAYGRISVPSLIVEGERDKLLPSGWAAQIADQISGARSAVVPEAGHCPQIEQPDVVNRLLSDFLKEVS; encoded by the coding sequence GTGGGCTTCGAACGCAAGACCATTGCCGTCGACGGGTTGACCACCGCCTATCTCGAGGCAGGGGATCCGGCGCGGGACTCCGTGGTGCTGCTGCACGGCGGCGAGTTCGGGGTCAGTGCCGAACTCGGCTGGGAGCGCACGATCGACGCCCTCGCGGCCGACCACCACGTGCTGGCGCCGGACATGCTGGGATTCGGCGGGAGCGCCAAGGTCGTCGACTTCACCGACGGCCGCGGTATGCGGATCCGGCACATCGCGCGGTTCTGCGCCGAAGTCGGTGTGACGTCGGCACATTTCGTCGGCAACTCGATGGGCGCCGTCAACCTGCTCGTCGACACCACCTCGGATTCGCCGAGACTGCCGGTCCGCTCACTCGTCGCGATCTGTGGTGGCGGGGAGATCCAGCGCAACGAGCACATGGCTGCGCTGTATGACTATGACGCAACGCTCGAGGGCATGCGGCGCATCGTGACAGCGCTGTTCGCCGATCCGTCGTACCCGGCTGACGAGGATTACGTGCGAAGACGCTACGAGTCGAGCATCGCGCCTGGCGCATGGGAGGCTCTGGCCGCGGCCAGGTTCCGTCGCCCGGGTCTGCAGCCGCCCGCCGCGCCGTCGAGCGCCCGGGCGTACGGACGCATCAGCGTGCCTTCGCTGATCGTCGAGGGGGAGCGCGACAAGCTGCTGCCGTCGGGGTGGGCCGCCCAGATCGCAGATCAGATCAGTGGAGCCAGAAGCGCCGTCGTTCCCGAAGCGGGACACTGCCCCCAGATCGAGCAACCGGACGTCGTGAACCGGTTGCTGTCGGACTTCCTGAAAGAGGTGTCATGA
- a CDS encoding SDR family NAD(P)-dependent oxidoreductase, giving the protein MSELAGRVAVVTGGASGLGEGLVRRFVAEGAHVMIGDVDKDRGTALAEELGANTEFLATDVADQKQVAALVSAAVERFDGLHVMVNNAGVSGTMHRRFLDDDLADFHKVMGVNVLGVMAGTREAARHMAVNGGGSILNLTSIGGIQAGGGVMTYRASKAAVIQFTKSAAIELAHHEIRVNAIAPGNIRTAIVAKSASAEDRQRIEEFEAGIRAQMRADRPLKREGTVEDVAEAALYFATDRSRYVTGTVLPIDGGTVAGKVLVRKEKR; this is encoded by the coding sequence ATGAGCGAATTGGCCGGGCGGGTGGCGGTTGTCACCGGAGGCGCTTCGGGACTCGGTGAGGGGCTGGTCCGCCGGTTCGTCGCCGAGGGTGCGCACGTGATGATCGGTGACGTCGATAAGGACCGCGGCACCGCGCTCGCGGAGGAACTCGGCGCGAACACCGAATTTCTCGCCACTGACGTGGCCGATCAGAAGCAGGTCGCCGCGCTGGTGTCGGCGGCCGTAGAACGCTTCGACGGACTGCACGTGATGGTCAACAACGCCGGTGTCTCGGGCACCATGCACCGTCGTTTCCTCGACGACGATCTGGCGGACTTCCACAAGGTCATGGGCGTCAACGTGCTCGGGGTGATGGCGGGCACGCGTGAGGCGGCGCGTCACATGGCCGTGAACGGTGGGGGATCGATACTCAACCTCACCTCGATCGGCGGAATCCAGGCCGGCGGGGGTGTCATGACCTACCGTGCCTCCAAGGCCGCGGTCATCCAGTTCACCAAGTCCGCGGCGATCGAACTCGCGCACCATGAGATTCGCGTCAACGCGATCGCGCCGGGCAACATCCGCACCGCGATCGTCGCGAAATCGGCGTCGGCCGAGGATCGGCAGCGGATCGAGGAGTTCGAGGCCGGCATCCGCGCCCAGATGCGCGCCGACCGCCCGCTCAAGCGCGAGGGCACGGTCGAGGACGTCGCAGAGGCGGCGCTGTACTTCGCCACCGACCGCTCGCGTTACGTCACCGGCACCGTTCTGCCCATCGACGGCGGCACGGTCGCGGGCAAGGTCCTCGTCCGGAAAGAGAAGCGCTGA